From the Clostridiales bacterium FE2011 genome, one window contains:
- a CDS encoding NAD-dependent protein deacylase codes for MRLYGWYNLGNETISNKTPEAEEVDSEGIRAFQEIIDRSRRIVFFGGAGVSTASGIPDFRSVNGLYTEEEDGLSPEMILSKSFFYLQPEKFFDYYRKHMLYPEAKPNAAHRKLYELELMDKLRGIVTQNVDGLHRAAGNIRVYEIHGSVHENECMDCGAYYPMETILKAEGIPRCKDCGGVIKPSVVLYGESLPKYVCIGAIREITNADTLIVAGTSLAVEPAASFLSHFRGKNLVVINREPIPAEEQATLVLHGDVAEIMGQLRSP; via the coding sequence ATGAGGCTGTACGGATGGTATAATTTGGGAAATGAAACAATAAGCAACAAAACACCGGAGGCAGAAGAAGTGGATTCCGAGGGAATAAGGGCTTTTCAGGAAATCATCGACCGGTCACGCCGGATTGTGTTTTTCGGCGGGGCTGGGGTATCCACGGCCAGTGGAATTCCGGACTTCCGATCCGTGAATGGACTGTACACGGAGGAAGAGGATGGCCTTTCCCCGGAGATGATCCTGAGCAAATCCTTCTTTTACCTGCAGCCGGAAAAGTTCTTTGACTATTACCGAAAGCATATGCTGTATCCGGAAGCAAAGCCCAATGCCGCACACCGGAAACTGTATGAGCTGGAACTGATGGATAAGCTGCGGGGTATTGTGACGCAGAATGTGGACGGCCTGCACAGGGCGGCCGGGAATATCCGGGTATATGAGATTCACGGCAGCGTACATGAAAATGAATGTATGGACTGCGGGGCATACTATCCCATGGAGACAATCCTGAAAGCGGAGGGCATTCCCCGCTGCAAGGACTGCGGGGGTGTGATCAAGCCCAGTGTGGTGCTGTACGGAGAATCCTTGCCGAAGTATGTATGCATCGGCGCAATCCGGGAGATTACCAACGCGGATACGCTGATTGTGGCGGGAACTTCCCTGGCAGTGGAACCTGCAGCATCCTTCCTCAGCCATTTCCGGGGAAAGAACCTGGTGGTGATCAACCGGGAGCCGATTCCGGCGGAGGAGCAGGCAACGCTTGTGCTGCATGGGGATGTGGCGGAGATCATGGGACAGCTGCGGAGCCCCTGA